CAACGCTCAGTTGTTGTGTAGCCGTCGGCGCCGTttctgagagagagagagagagagagagagagagagagcattaGGGTTTCTAAGAGAGAAAGCAATAGCATGAGGCTGAGAGATGAGAGAGTAGAGATCTTGATCAGTAACCCTCCCTTGTTGTGTAGCCGTCGGCGCCGTTTCTGAGAGAAAAAGAGCATTAGGGTTTCTGAGAGAGAAAGGCAGAAAGCAATAGCATTAGGCTGAGAGAAAGCAATAACATCAGGTTCTTATCTATGTGGGCTGGGTTGCGTGATGGACCTTTTAAAAAAACACTTAAAAAAACCTATATAAGGAActtctcttactctctctatcTACTGGGCTGGGCCTCAACAACTATGTTTTTTTGTTCGAGCGGGTTCGGTCACCGACGGTTTTTATTTTCAAGAACCGAACCCGCCCAATAGAACCCATCAGAAACCGATTTAATCACCCGCTGACCCGCGTACCCGCCCTGGATCGCCCGTTTGCATGGGGTTGGTCAGGTATGGGTCGGGTCGGCTTTTTTGAGCAGCCCTACCACCAATGACACAAATCCCCGGGCAGCCTTTAGCAGCACCATCAACATTCACTTTAATTATACCTGGCTCTGGAGGAAACCAGCTTGCAAAACGAGCTCGAGGAGAGTTAACAGCAAGCTTAATACTCTCAAAATTCCGCGAAAGTTGATCTATAGAATATGAGGATTTTTGAAGCAGCGGGAGAGACCACCAGCCAATACGAAGTACATGTAAATCCCAAACTTCGGAGCTAATAAAAGGTTTCTGATTAAAACATACCTCATTTCGGGATGTTCAGATAGACCATGATAAAGCATAGGGAATGAGACTCCAAAGGATTTTATCAGATAATCTAGGGAGAAAATCCCATTCCAAAATGAGATTCTCAAGAGAAGCAGGCATTACCCATAAGGTTCTTTCCCGGTTCAAGATAGAAACCCACAAGCGCCATATAGGATAGCAATGTAGAAGGAGGTGGGATGAAGATTCACTCACCTCATTGCACAAAACGCAATTTACTGAGTCATTTAAAATAACACCTCTGGCTTGTAAATTTTCCTTCGTAGCAATACGGTCTCGCTGTGCTTGCCAAAAGAATAGAGCAACCTTTGGAGGGAGAAGCTTTGACACAGCTTTCGGAACCTGCCAGCTATGATGGTTATACATCTGATTTTCAAACCAAAAGCATAACTCTTTTACAGAAGAAAAGACCAATCCGATTCAAGCACCAAATGATCTCATCTGATTTTCCAGAAGCTGGGATTAAGCTATTTATTGCAGAACAGAATTGAGGGTGAATTTCCTCTTCCCATTGAAAAAACTCACGGCGGAACGACAAGTTCCAATGCCATCTACCTCCATGATAAGAGCCCACATCAGCAACCAATGCACCCTTATTTTCACTCATGGTGAATAATCTAGGGAACAGATCACAAAGAGCTCTCTCACTGATCCATGGGTCCAACCAGAATTTTGAACTTTTGCCATCACCTAGTGAAATCATAAGATTGTCTCTAAAACCCAATGCCATCAAATTGTCATCTTGTAAAGTACTCCATATATCCTGAATGATTCTGGAACCCCTTGACAAGTAGTGCGAGCCTTTATGCAACAGTAGAGAGCTAGGTTCAAGATCATATCTTTCTATTAGAAATTTTCTCCACAAACTGTCTTTTTCCCTGCCATATCTCCACGCCCATTTTAAAAGAAGTGCCTTGTTTCGCCAATCAATAAAACCAAGACCCAAACCTCCTGCTTCCTTGTTCAAACAAATATGATCACACCCAATCCAGTTGATTTTGCGCTGACCTTGAGAATGGCCCCAGATGAAGGCACGGAAGATCTTCTCAACCTCCTCCACAATACCTTTTGGAGCTTTAAATATCGCCATTAGGAACAGCGGAATGGTGCACAGAACAAATTTTACTAACACTAATCTCCCACTTAGTGATATAAAGCTTGAGTTCCAGGATCTTGCCTTGTTGCGCAATTTCTCCATCATTGGCCTCCAAAAGACTAATTTTCTTGGATTGCCACCAAGAGGGGCACCCAAATACTTAATGGGTAGGCAGCCCACTCTCCAACCAAACAAGTTTGCAAGCCTTGATACTTCATCCTCAAGGACATTACAACCTATCAACTCTGATTTCTgataattgattttgggataATGTTATTTAAGTTATTTGACATTCAAATAAAGATAATGTTTGATTAAAAAATAGTAGAGCTAGGTAAGCGGGTCGAAGTCCTCGAGCCAGCCCGCGAGACCGCGGACTAGTGCGGGCTATAGCCTGAAAAATAGAGTACTACTAAAATGCGGGCCTACGCTGAGCGGGCTAGCGCAGGGCAGGCTTGTGCGGGAAAGAAAGAGATAAGAGATGCCAAAGTCCGCGGGTCGGCCCGCGAAACCGCGGACTAGTGCGGGCTATAGCCCGAAAAGTAGAGGACCGTTAAAATGCGGGTCTACGCAGGGCGAGCCAGCGCTGGGCGGGCCACCCGCGTACCCAACTCTACAAAATAGAGAATCATTCCTTTCTAGATAAtcctttcttattttcatccataCTTGGCGATAATTTCTTCACAATATCTGAGAACTTAGCTGCGGTGGCTGGGTGGTATCTGAGCACTTAATTCGATGTTTCATatggtgattttttttatattttttgtatTTAACACTTAAATAATATTTGTCATTGTCAACAATTTCATCTATGGGgtgggtagctcacttggtaaGCTAAGGGAAATAAAGGTTATTGAAGGGTGAAAGGCCAGAGTTCAAACCCtggtgaaggaactaatttactaacaattaacaactaatatttttctataaaaaaatcaaCAGTTTCATCCGCGTGTTTATGACACTTTATTGTAGATGgaacataaacataaaaaaattagtttaatgTAAAATATTGGAACTATTTTTATGGGAAAATATTAATGAATATattgaatatttttattttagttaaggTTTATTAATACATCAATtactatttatattatatagtataCTTATTATTAACTAAAAAGCTAACAttgtataatattaattataatataagtttttaataatgatttcaaaagaaaataaagtaatttattTACATTACATATTATTaaagttaaaaattaattaatatactatAACTTTAACATATAATTCAATAGTaactaaaaaaataacatattaataaatttttgtttaaataaattaataaatataattttaaaacacCTTAAACTatattaatgaataataaatGATAGTTTATAATATATTACAATTATTAATTatcatattaaattaaataaacttatTACTAATTTaactaataaataattaatatatatttaataaaatagtaaataaattaatatttaataatttaatttttatatattaatacaAAAGTGCTTACCGCTATCTCCTAAATTTATCTCAGCATTGTTGAGTAAGGATAAACACACTATGAACAATTGTCCCTAGAGCATCATTCATTCACAATTAATTTTCTACCATATAAGTCTTTCAAAGGTGGATACCTCTCAATCTAGAAATATTTTAATGCAGCAAAAATTTGTGCATAAAAAACGCTTATAAAAACacctcttcacacctcattccaAAATGTGTCTGCAACTCATCCTCTTAACTTTAATTTCATCGTTTCTCTTCCTTTCATTCATCCTGCAATCATGTCAACTGCAGAAACCTTTGGGGAAAAAAGCCAGCAAAAAAGAAAGATagagattaaaaaaattaccaaCCCGAATAGTCTGCAAGTCGCTTTCTCAAAGCGTCGTTGTGGGCTCTTCAAGAAAGTCAATGAGCTTGGCATCCTCTGTGGTGGAGAGTTTGTTCTCATCATCTTCTCACCCAGTGGGAAGGTATTCTCCTTTGGCCACCCCAGCGTAGATGATGTCATCCAACGCTACCTTTCTGAGGCCCCCCAACAAACTTCCAATGTCATGCGATACATTGAGGCTCAGAATGCTCTCAGTGGACAACTCACCGAAATCAACAATCGTCTGGAAGATGCCAAGAAGCAAGTTGAACAGCTGAATTGCCTACTCAAGGCAGCTTTTTGCCAGTTTGGGTGGGCTTGTCAGGTTGAGGAGATGGACATGTCTCCGCTTATGAAATTTAAGGCGGCGCTGGATAAGCTCAAGAATCATGTCACTCACTATGGTTCCGTTGTTGCTGCTACCAACCCACCAACACATCAATTATTTGATGTTTCTGGTGGTCTTGCCAACGCCATTATCCCTTTCAATGACCCACCTCCACCGCCTCCTCAAACGTTTCAAGAACAATTTTTTCAAGGGCCCATGATGTAAGCTCATAAATTGTTTGGTTCAAATAGCATGGGAGGGTATGGAGGACCATCTGGATCCTTCTAAGACAATCTTCTGATGCCCTTAAATACTATTTGATTTAGTTCTATTcttcttagttattatatcctTAGATTGTTGGTTTGTCTTGTACAACATACCTAGTTTTTTATGCTTCAACTCTCTTTCTAGGTGTTATAGTTTGGCTAGTTGCTCTTATCATATATATACTTACTTTACCTGAGAGAATTGTTATCAATATTCTTCTTTCgttattttattgaatttttatgttaattataatattatataaccAATGCCGACGCCTAGCTAGAGGGAGGAATCCCAAATCCCAATGGAAATTGCATTGTATTTTAATTTCGTCGGCAAAGATACGCACTTTTGTTCTTGTTTTGTTGTCGGCAGAGCATAGTGCTGCTGACGGCTGCATGCTTGACGGCAGATGATTGCCACGAATAATCGAGCCGTTTTGTTTTATCCTATTTCTTTTATGCCGCAAAATCGAGCCGTTTTGTTACTATTTGTTCGAGCTTTCTTTTTAGTGATACGGGTCTCAATTTCGAgccatttatttttatatttttttacaattaaacTAAGTCAAGTCAGATTTTTTTgacttaattgcaactttagtcccTGATGTTTATTAATAccatgattttagtccctcgccTAATTTAATTATAAGAATAGTCATTCACGTTCCCTCCCGTTTGCAATGATAGTCCTTCCGTCTAATTGTTGACGGAGAATGTTTACGTGGCAACGCACATGCCTCTCATGTGACCAAGAAAAAAGATTTAACTGCACTTTCGGTCTCTGACTTATACACATTATGTAGTTTTGGTTCTTAAAGTTAAAAAATTACattcaaatttatataaaaacaaaaaaaaatgataagtattcatattcttcaaatttaattacatatttatTAAATCATAATCAGACATAATATtatacattttaattttaaataatttttttaaaaatgaaagtaatattattaataaagcaACCATGAGTAatttgtttatactttatagaGTAATAAAAATATCTTTAATCAATACATTCAACTTAATATAAAagatatcgaaaaaaaaatatgagggattatatataaataatttcaatttaaattaaataggaTAGAAAGAGAAACAATTATGATTGTTATCAAAACATTACTGAATaagaatttaaataaatattttataaaatcatTATCAGgcatagtaaaataaattttaattgagtGCAATTTTTTAAGAAGATGAATAgttattattttctatttctttattgTTATTTATTAATTTGGATGCAATTTTTGGACTTTAAAGACCAAAACTACACGGTGTGTATAAgtaggggaccaaaagtgcagttaAATCATTTTTCTTGGTCACATGAGAGGCATGTGCGTTGCTACATAAGCCTTCTCTGTTAAAAATTTGACGGAAGGATTAACGTTGCAAACGGGAGGGAACGTGAGGAACtattcttgtaattaaattaggtgatgGACTAAAATCGTAGTTTTGTAAACGTCAGAgactaaagttgcaattaagccttttttttacatcggaaagataaagtGCATCTGTCAGTAATCGATCTCTGGACCTCTgatacccaacccatatgttctaaattcctaccacttgagctatcatactaGGACAAACTAAGTCAAATGTTACAAACACATACTTCCTCTGTTCCACAAGGATTGTTGTCCAAGTTGTGATACAAAGAGTAGGATGGCAATTATTAATTGTATAATAGTTCTAAagtgcccttatttaattttactaattCCATATGCAGCTATTAATTATCCTTAGATAGACAAGAATGTATTGAATAGAGAAGAGTTGCGGTTGTTTAATATGAAGGTGATAAGTGAAAGAAAATGCATTAAATGATGGCATATgtgaaaaaaattagtaaaaaataTAGTGGTTTCgtaaaacaacaaacaattttgaaatattgaaaaaaagaCCAAAACAACAATCTTTCTGTAACGGAAGGAGTATATATTTGTCGTGGGGCACAGTCGGCCCAACACTAAATAAAGtctaaaacaaattttaaagtAAGACATTTTTacctaaaaaataatttttttattaaatttttttacataaaaataaTTCACAGAGAAACATGATTGCTTGTATGAAAGCAGAATCGGAAAATTCAGAGTTCACAATTGAATTTCAGATACTATTCTTGACAAAATGCAAAATTGTCGAGTTATTCtctcatttttataattttattatcaTTTAGAAACAATTAATGAGGGAATTGAAGAGACCAAACGTGGGATTGGGATGGAGTTTTATTGTTGTCGTGGTCGTCTGTTAAGTTTTTCATGGAGTTTTGTACAATTAATCATGGAACTGCGAAAAGCAAACGTTTGTCAGACTAATCAAATATGTGATGaagtattttttatttcttttcataGGGACTATTGTGTTTGGGTTTTTGAACGGAGGCATTGATTTTTGTTTGAGGTCTtccttacaaaaaaaaatctattcgACTTATCACATGAATGATAAGCCTTTtttactaaataaataaaatggacCCTAAAACTGTTGTTTGGGCTACATTATGGGCCATGGCTTGGTCCTGTCGCTTTGTCATGCAAATACGTACGTAGTATATAATTTAGAAGCTttatgggggggggggggtgaagATTTCATCATATGTAGGTGTAGTTATAATAATATGACAATAGAACAAGAATCAAAACTGTCTTGTTTCAGATACATTGTATTGTAGCAGCCAAAGTAACAGCGGTTAAAGAATCTTCAAAATTTTATAATCCAGCCGATTTCACAACAGTGCATGATAGTGAGACTTAATTCCAATATATCTATAGAGTGTAATTTCTTTATGTTATGTTTTAGGAATGTAGCAAATTATATAAGTAAATCATATAGAATATCAAACTACTTttgtaagaaaataaaagataatattCTATAACACACAGATATCTAACATATGTGTGTTCATGTGTCTTGAATTGTCCAAAATAATGTCGCACATATAAGATGATAAGGCTAATGCTCGGATCTTTAGAAAAGTATTATAATTAGGAACTAAACAAGtactattaaatataaaatggaGATTAAATAATatacataaaaaatttaaaaaattgatgaacacttttaagttttaactcttTTGAATGAAAAAAGTATATTTACTAACTTAAGCGCCGACCGATAAATGAATCATTAGTCACACAATTACCAGTTATTAAGAtattaaagaggaaaaaaaataacaccGTACAATTTGTGATTGGCacaagagtttaatggatatgcactgacagtgtaaaataattttacacagtcatccaatcaaagcatgtcacataggagagataattacatttgactttaattttaattaaaagaataatatattttttgatttggcggaattcaattggctgtaaagttttttttttttataaattctgGCCAAGCTAAAGTGTCATGTGTGTTGTTTAAATGCGATGTTCACCGATTGCCACCTTTAAATCTAGCACGAAGATATCATGTAAAATAGGGTAAATAGGGTGATGCGTGTTTGTCATTTTTTAGTCTTTGCCCTATCAATCATTAATGCACTTTTATCCGTGTACCAGCAATATAGCattacaataataataataatattttactaAAATATTGATTAATTCGCACTCAATTTCTcatctatttaatttttatgaatattttttctatctcttttctAATTTATCATTACAAGTGCTAAGAGCTAGAGATATGTGGGTGACTGGGTGTCTGAGTGAGGTGGAAAAGGTTCAGGAATCAATCCCTAACTGGTGCGTACAATTTATCttccaatataaaaaaaaaacatcaattatATCTCTTATTTTCCTCACATTTCTACCTTATCCAATGAGGGGGTGATGAAATTGATTTGTGAACTAACCATTATTCATATTAATATATAGTAGTATTATTTTCTTATACTTGAACCAATTGTTCAGAATTCTTCTATAAATAAAGGTGGGTTGGAAGCTAAACTATCATACCAATCAGTGTCTATATTCTTATTCCAATGGCACCAACAGCTCCAACCATGTTTGCAAAATTCCATTCAAATGGTGATGAGGGAGCAATTGATCAAGAAGAACTTAGTGAAGAAATGAAGgatctcattctctctcttccaagaGAGAGAGGTTGGAGAACcaaatatctatatctattcCAAGGCTTTTGGTGCCAACCAGCTGAAATCCAAGCCATAAGCACTTTTCAGAAGCACTTCCAAGCCAAGCACAGTGATGTCTTTGTTGCCACAGTGCCAAAATCAGGCACCACATGGTTGAAGGCACTAACCTTTGCCATTGTAAACCGCCAGAAACATTTAACCTTCTCCAAGAGCCACCCTTTATTAAATTCCAATCCCCATGACCTTGTTCCTTTCATTGAGTACACTGTTTATGGGAAACATGACAAGGTTCCTGATTTATCCAAAATCCCTGAGCCAAGGCTTTTTGGAACCCACATTCCATTTTCTTCTCTGCCCAATTCAATCACCAAAGGCTCCAATTGCAAGATTGTTTATATCTGCAGGAACCCTTTTGACACTTTCATCTCTTCTTGGTGTTTTGTCAACAAAATCAAACCACCTTCATTACCCACATTGATGCTTGAGGAGGCTTTTGACATGTTTTGTAATGGGGTGGTTGGGTTTGGCCCATTTTGGAATCACATGTTGGGTTATTGGAATGAGAGCATTGAGAGACCAAACAAGGTTCTGTTCTTGAAATATGAGGACATGAAAGAAGATCCTGTTTTTCACTTGAAAAAGATTGCTGAGTTCTTAGGttgctctttctccttggaGGAGGAAAGTGGGGGTGTAATTGAGAACATAATTGATTTGTGTAGCTTTGAGAAGATGAAGGAATTGGAGGTAAATAAGTCTGGAACATTTGCCaggattttcaagaacaagttCTTGTTCAGGAAGGCTGAAATTGGGGATTTTGTGAATCATCTGTCACCTTTCATGGTGGAGAAATTATCCAAAGTCATGGAAGAGAAGCTAGGTGGGTGTGGTTTGTCATTTAGAGTGAACTCTCAATAGTGGGGCATGAACAATTAATCTACATGTACGAAGTTGTACAAGTAACTTTACAAGATGGGCCTACTCTGTTTGTTTTTAGCTATATATATAATGCAATAACCATATATGTGTTTCATAAACATGTGAAACAAATGTGGTTGTGGATTTCCCATTTTCAGAATAAAAAGGTTTATTGTGGACAGAAAGAACTACGTATGATAAAAGGGGCGATCGCCCCACTTTTGTTACAAAAGTCATTGGTATAAGCATTTCCGCAAAACATAACTTCCCCCTTCAACCACATACTACACACACTGTGTGACTGTGCACAGGGAAAAGCTTGCCTAATCAACTCAAATAAACTTTTTACTTTATCCACTGTCCTTCTTTCTTAGTTAGATAAAAATTTACTcctataattaatttatatttcattCTCACAAGTCAATGTAATGTACTAAAAAAAAAGTTgcttaaaagcatttttggtcccccacgcaTTCAAAATGTGCAAAAGGAGACCCTaacgtttaaaaatagcattcttaATCCTCAACGTTATACTCCGTCagcaattttggtccctttaCCCTTTTTCGTTagaaaactaacgttttctgcCTACGtggaatttttaaataatatttaaattgataaaattaaataaaaataaaaactcattaatcttcatctccttcctcctacatgttcatcatcttctccatcattaaaaacataaaatccagaaaataaaataattagtaTTACAGTCCCATTCTTCCATTTAATTCACCAAAACCCTTCATCATCTCGTTGTGAGCGTGGATCTGATGGTTGGTTTACTGAGGCCTCTCGCTGGGGTCAGATCTGGGTTGGTGAGGGACGAAATCGGGACTGGTGGCTcacggtggtggcggcggtacGCGAGGCTGAGCTCGCAACAATGATGGTTCTCACTCAAACGAtgtctctctctcactctcattctgAATCACTTCATCTGGGTGGGTTCTGTTGTGGTTGTAGCAATAATGGGTTGTGGGGTTTGGTTAAGAAAAGTTGCATCTAGTTTAATTGTGGGTGAGATGGTGTGTTTATGAATTAATTTTCTGGAAAACAAGTAAAGCACTTGGTACATTAACGAAGGGGGAATCATAGGAAAATAGAAAGGATTTGGAAACGGAGTACATATATGCAATTGGAGCTTAATACTAACCCACCACTTTCATTCTTTTGACTATTAAGCCTCTTCAATTTCGTCATATCAATTGTGTTCGTCTGTTCAGTTGTTTTCTTTCTTCGTGTGGCACTGTGGCTATATCTCTCTTGCATTTGGTTTGATGTTGACATATGTGTCTGGTAGATGGTGGTTGAAATAGTGTGTTTTCTGAATTTACTGGGTTTTAGGTGATGAAAAAATTAggatgataatttttttaattttctgggttttatgGAGAAAGTGATGAAGATGGTGGAAGAATAATTGAAGATGATTAATTTTTCCTGGGTTTTtcagaaaacgttagttttctAACGGAAAAGGGTAAAGGGACCAAAATTGTTGACGGGGTATAACGTTAAGGATcaagaatgctatttttaaacgttAGGGACTCCTTTTGCACATTTCGAATTCgtggggaccaaaaatgcttttaagccaaaaaaaagtTTCAATTATCAATTAAGCTGTACAATTTCTGGCTCCTTAGTAATTCAAAGATTCTCTAACACCAATTTCACTAGTAGGTGACAGGGTCTTCACCCAGTTTATACTCATAATCATAGAGATGAGTGAATATATTGATGAGAGATACTATttcttaaaatattatttactaATTAACAATCTaacaataaattattatttagttTTACGGGATATCAAAATTTGTTTCAAATTTAAcagaaataattttttgttgttcaataaaaaatattattttttagatatttttctaaaaaataaattgattagTGTTTAGTTTCACTgattaaaatctttttttttctctttcttttatcgtactaactttttttataagctaagtagttttttaaaatttcagtattttttaacttcttttttttcatttttcaaaaaaagaatttgaaaagTCTTAAAAGAAAC
This portion of the Lotus japonicus ecotype B-129 chromosome 3, LjGifu_v1.2 genome encodes:
- the LOC130749149 gene encoding agamous-like MADS-box protein AGL62, with protein sequence MSTAETFGEKSQQKRKIEIKKITNPNSLQVAFSKRRCGLFKKVNELGILCGGEFVLIIFSPSGKVFSFGHPSVDDVIQRYLSEAPQQTSNVMRYIEAQNALSGQLTEINNRLEDAKKQVEQLNCLLKAAFCQFGWACQVEEMDMSPLMKFKAALDKLKNHVTHYGSVVAATNPPTHQLFDVSGGLANAIIPFNDPPPPPPQTFQEQFFQGPMM
- the LOC130749461 gene encoding cytosolic sulfotransferase 15-like; protein product: MAPTAPTMFAKFHSNGDEGAIDQEELSEEMKDLILSLPRERGWRTKYLYLFQGFWCQPAEIQAISTFQKHFQAKHSDVFVATVPKSGTTWLKALTFAIVNRQKHLTFSKSHPLLNSNPHDLVPFIEYTVYGKHDKVPDLSKIPEPRLFGTHIPFSSLPNSITKGSNCKIVYICRNPFDTFISSWCFVNKIKPPSLPTLMLEEAFDMFCNGVVGFGPFWNHMLGYWNESIERPNKVLFLKYEDMKEDPVFHLKKIAEFLGCSFSLEEESGGVIENIIDLCSFEKMKELEVNKSGTFARIFKNKFLFRKAEIGDFVNHLSPFMVEKLSKVMEEKLGGCGLSFRVNSQ